The Pseudarthrobacter sp. NS4 genome includes a window with the following:
- a CDS encoding MFS transporter, which produces MSSDRQRSEQSFRSPNSHVPWYQPLKQRNYRLFLALVFTGSVGVWMQRLAQDWLVLQLTGSPAAVGVAVALQFLPMLIVGPLSGLLVDMFPKRRIMLLCQAVIAFLAMGLAAWAASGTITVWAVYASCIALGVTAAINQPASQVFVNEVVGDAALRPAIGLNNAIGQLGAMVGPALAGVVIAQVGSAAAFAANSLLCLLVLCLFAAIRPAELHPSTPAERGRGQLLAGFRYVRERPSLLLIIALAGLLGMFGMNGPVVLAAFAERVWHNGVEGFGLFNTVSAIGALAGALLAARLRSLGRKGIVAAAGLFGLAQLVAALMPNLELFVAMLVVVGLMTLLFLTSAATAVQLEAGPEIRGRVMALYLPLLLGGHALGGLLAGWLTEQFGVRLGLVTTGALGMLSAAVIGLLLWWHGRRSNARPA; this is translated from the coding sequence GTGTCTTCCGACCGCCAGCGTTCCGAACAGTCCTTCCGTTCCCCGAACAGCCACGTTCCGTGGTACCAACCCCTTAAGCAGCGCAACTACCGGCTCTTCCTGGCCCTGGTGTTCACCGGGAGCGTGGGCGTGTGGATGCAGAGGCTGGCCCAGGACTGGCTGGTGCTGCAGCTGACGGGCAGCCCTGCCGCCGTGGGCGTGGCCGTCGCACTGCAATTCCTCCCCATGCTGATCGTGGGCCCCCTCAGCGGCCTGCTCGTGGACATGTTTCCCAAGCGCCGCATCATGCTGCTCTGCCAGGCGGTCATTGCCTTCCTGGCCATGGGCCTGGCTGCCTGGGCTGCGAGCGGGACCATCACGGTCTGGGCCGTCTACGCCAGCTGCATAGCGCTCGGCGTGACTGCAGCCATCAACCAGCCCGCCAGCCAGGTCTTCGTCAACGAAGTAGTGGGCGACGCCGCCCTCCGGCCCGCAATCGGCCTGAACAATGCCATTGGCCAACTGGGTGCGATGGTGGGCCCCGCCTTGGCTGGAGTCGTCATCGCCCAAGTGGGATCGGCAGCAGCATTCGCAGCCAACTCTCTGCTGTGCCTGCTGGTGCTTTGCCTGTTCGCTGCCATCCGTCCCGCCGAACTGCACCCAAGCACCCCCGCAGAACGGGGGCGGGGCCAGCTGCTGGCAGGATTCCGGTATGTCCGGGAGCGGCCTTCGCTGCTGCTGATTATTGCCCTGGCCGGGCTCCTTGGGATGTTCGGCATGAACGGCCCCGTGGTGCTGGCGGCCTTTGCCGAACGGGTGTGGCACAACGGGGTAGAAGGATTCGGCCTGTTCAATACCGTCAGTGCCATCGGAGCCCTCGCCGGCGCCCTGCTGGCTGCCCGCCTTCGGAGCCTGGGCAGGAAGGGCATCGTAGCGGCAGCGGGGCTCTTCGGACTTGCCCAGCTGGTGGCCGCTTTGATGCCCAACCTTGAGCTGTTCGTGGCAATGCTGGTGGTGGTGGGCCTGATGACGCTCCTGTTCCTGACCAGTGCCGCCACCGCCGTGCAGCTTGAAGCCGGCCCGGAGATCCGCGGCCGGGTCATGGCACTGTACCTGCCCCTCCTGCTGGGCGGGCACGCCTTGGGCGGACTCCTGGCCGGGTGGCTGACGGAGCAGTTTGGCGTGCGGCTCGGGCTCGTGACGACCGGCGCGCTGGGTATGCTC
- a CDS encoding Poxvirus protein I5 produces the protein MSIMDRTTPEANHHEPIPVNRFALFSETLLAGVLVLVLSIPLVTIPAAYAAGIAHLERHLSGRDDSVRGLWGTFKTALPGSWKLGITTAAAAVVIVLNLLLAWVGQLPGREVVLPATLILAAAGAVVLLRTTAAWSDFTGSRADSRNAWRSALETGQALSLKDWSGSGLLAAALFGAVVFVWMLAALFVVVPGTLILAAAAVKLRSRRA, from the coding sequence ATGAGCATCATGGACCGCACCACACCCGAAGCCAACCACCACGAACCGATCCCGGTGAACCGCTTCGCGCTGTTCTCCGAAACCCTCCTGGCAGGGGTTCTGGTGCTGGTGCTGTCCATCCCCCTCGTGACGATCCCCGCCGCATACGCGGCGGGGATCGCCCACTTGGAACGGCACCTCTCAGGCCGGGACGATTCCGTCCGCGGCCTGTGGGGAACGTTCAAGACTGCGCTGCCCGGCAGCTGGAAGCTGGGAATCACGACGGCGGCAGCCGCCGTCGTGATTGTCCTTAACCTTTTACTGGCATGGGTGGGGCAGCTTCCCGGCCGGGAAGTGGTGCTGCCGGCCACCCTGATCCTCGCGGCCGCAGGCGCCGTCGTGCTCCTGCGCACCACGGCCGCCTGGTCCGACTTCACCGGCTCCCGCGCCGATTCCCGCAACGCCTGGCGCTCCGCGCTCGAGACCGGCCAGGCCCTGTCACTGAAGGACTGGTCCGGATCCGGCCTGCTGGCTGCCGCGCTCTTTGGGGCAGTGGTGTTTGTTTGGATGCTGGCGGCGCTCTTCGTTGTGGTTCCCGGCACCCTGATCCTGGCCGCCGCAGCGGTAAAACTGCGCTCCAGGCGCGCCTGA
- a CDS encoding carbohydrate ABC transporter permease yields the protein MTAMATPTQSLPDAELAHYNPKSESAGTKRVKSTVFHIVALALTAVVLYPGLWMIASSFKPNSEIGGSNTSLWSSNFSFDNFVTAMDGIGGVSTLTFFTNSLILAVGAVVGTILSASVSAYAFARIKFPGRSIFFGMMIATLLLPFHVVIIPQYIVFQQLGLVDTYVPLLIGKFLAADAFFVFLMVQFMRNLPAELDEAARIDGAGHVRIFGSIMLPLMKPALISTSIFSFIWSWNDFLGPLLYLNTPDKYPLPLALRLFVDQTQSSDYGAMIAMSVLALLPVLIFFLVFQRYIVEGVSTQGLKG from the coding sequence ATGACAGCAATGGCAACCCCCACCCAGTCCCTCCCGGATGCAGAACTGGCGCACTACAACCCCAAGTCCGAGTCGGCCGGGACCAAGCGCGTCAAGAGCACCGTCTTCCACATAGTGGCCCTTGCCCTCACCGCTGTGGTCCTGTACCCGGGCCTGTGGATGATTGCTTCGTCCTTCAAGCCCAACTCCGAGATCGGCGGATCCAACACGTCGCTGTGGTCGAGCAACTTCAGCTTCGACAACTTCGTCACGGCAATGGACGGCATCGGCGGAGTTTCCACCCTCACGTTCTTCACCAACTCGCTGATCCTGGCTGTCGGTGCAGTGGTGGGAACCATCCTCTCGGCCAGCGTGTCGGCCTACGCGTTCGCCCGGATCAAGTTCCCCGGCCGCAGCATATTCTTCGGCATGATGATCGCCACCCTGCTCCTGCCCTTCCACGTGGTGATCATCCCGCAGTACATCGTGTTCCAGCAGCTGGGCCTCGTGGACACCTACGTGCCGCTGCTGATCGGCAAGTTCCTGGCCGCCGACGCGTTCTTCGTGTTCCTCATGGTCCAGTTCATGCGCAACCTTCCAGCTGAGCTGGACGAGGCAGCAAGGATCGACGGCGCCGGCCATGTACGGATCTTCGGGTCCATCATGCTGCCGCTGATGAAGCCGGCCCTGATCTCCACGTCGATCTTCTCCTTCATCTGGAGCTGGAACGACTTCCTGGGCCCGCTGCTCTACCTGAACACCCCGGACAAGTACCCGCTGCCGCTGGCTCTCCGACTCTTCGTGGACCAGACCCAGAGCTCGGATTACGGTGCCATGATCGCGATGTCCGTCCTGGCCCTGCTGCCGGTGCTGATCTTCTTCCTGGTCTTCCAGCGGTACATTGTTGAAGGCGTCTCCACCCAGGGCCTCAAGGGCTGA
- a CDS encoding carbohydrate ABC transporter permease — translation MTQSPTLSRRSAQSDSPLPRKSRQRGADARAGYTFLLPWLLGFIALTVGPMISSLYLSFTNYNLFEAPKWIGLDNYTTLFQDERFLQSVGVTVSYVVFGTPLKLAAALAVAMLLNSKRRGQGFYRSAFYAPSLIGASVSIAIVWKAMFGDSGPVDQGLSFFGINLGGWVGNPAMTMPMFILLTVWQFGAPMVIFLAGLKQIPADLYEAASMDGAGPIRKFFNITWPMLSPVIFFNLLMETIHAFQIFASAYIISNGEGGPAGSTLFYTLYLYLRGFSDFRMGYASAMAWLLVIVVGIITLIFFRTSKSWVHYSGDAK, via the coding sequence GTGACTCAAAGCCCAACACTGAGCAGGCGTTCGGCACAGTCCGACTCCCCGCTGCCACGCAAGTCGCGGCAGCGGGGGGCGGACGCCCGCGCCGGCTACACCTTCCTGCTGCCCTGGCTGCTGGGATTCATCGCCCTCACTGTTGGGCCCATGATTTCCTCGCTCTACCTGTCCTTCACCAACTACAACCTGTTCGAGGCGCCCAAGTGGATTGGCCTGGACAACTACACCACCCTCTTCCAGGACGAACGGTTCCTGCAGTCGGTGGGCGTTACCGTGAGCTATGTGGTCTTCGGTACCCCCCTGAAACTTGCCGCTGCACTGGCGGTGGCGATGCTGCTGAACAGCAAGCGCCGGGGCCAGGGTTTCTACCGCTCGGCGTTCTACGCCCCGTCCCTGATCGGCGCGTCTGTTTCCATCGCGATCGTCTGGAAAGCCATGTTCGGCGATTCCGGCCCTGTGGACCAGGGACTGTCCTTCTTCGGGATCAACCTGGGCGGCTGGGTGGGCAACCCGGCCATGACCATGCCGATGTTCATCCTGCTGACGGTCTGGCAGTTCGGCGCCCCGATGGTGATCTTCCTCGCCGGCCTGAAGCAGATCCCGGCTGACCTGTACGAAGCGGCGTCCATGGACGGTGCCGGCCCGATTCGGAAGTTCTTCAACATCACCTGGCCCATGCTTTCCCCGGTGATCTTCTTCAACCTGCTGATGGAAACCATCCACGCGTTCCAGATCTTCGCCTCGGCCTACATCATCTCCAACGGTGAAGGCGGCCCGGCCGGCTCCACCCTCTTCTACACCCTCTACCTGTACCTGCGGGGCTTCAGCGACTTCCGGATGGGCTACGCCTCGGCAATGGCCTGGCTCCTGGTGATCGTCGTCGGCATCATTACCCTGATCTTCTTCCGCACGTCCAAGTCCTGGGTCCACTACAGCGGTGATGCAAAATGA
- a CDS encoding ABC transporter substrate-binding protein, producing MINRRHFLTTVAVGTASAAALAACGTGAGTSAGETGSAENPVTINYTWWGNDDRAERTRKAIALFEEKNPDIKVNGNFTDFAGYWQKRATEAAGGGLPDVMQWDLSYLRDYGQRNQLLDLGTVNIDTSAFEKSLLPSGQIKGKTYGIPTSTNAFAVYYDPAKLASLGIAEPDGSWTYKEFNDFMTEIGTKSNGELYGGGDYTGIWWMFNIWLRQNNIEAFTEDGKLGFTKDDLKEWWNTTAALRGTPAIIPEERVTQLAPKSPFGSNAAATEFTWDNFMAGYLADSGAKELKLVPPPSDDPDNLGLFLKPSMLMVASAKTKYKDAAARFIDFMVNDPEVGQIFKTSRGVPASKTQRDGTTFEGTDKIVVDYEKSIEQYLKDAPEPPIVGFGTLEASFKRVSSDLNYGKLTIDGAADAWFKEAEDLIKQNA from the coding sequence ATGATTAACAGAAGGCATTTCCTCACCACCGTAGCCGTCGGCACCGCATCTGCCGCCGCGCTGGCGGCCTGTGGGACAGGCGCTGGCACCAGCGCGGGGGAGACGGGCTCCGCGGAGAACCCCGTGACCATCAACTACACCTGGTGGGGCAACGACGACCGTGCCGAGCGTACCCGCAAGGCCATTGCACTGTTCGAGGAGAAGAACCCGGACATCAAGGTCAACGGCAACTTCACCGACTTCGCCGGTTACTGGCAGAAGCGCGCCACCGAGGCAGCCGGCGGCGGCCTCCCTGACGTCATGCAGTGGGACCTGTCTTACCTGCGGGACTACGGCCAGCGCAACCAGCTCCTGGACCTGGGCACCGTCAACATCGACACCTCGGCTTTTGAGAAGTCCCTCCTGCCCTCCGGCCAGATCAAGGGCAAAACCTACGGCATCCCCACCAGCACCAACGCCTTCGCCGTCTACTACGATCCTGCCAAGCTTGCTTCCCTGGGCATCGCCGAGCCGGACGGCAGCTGGACCTACAAGGAATTCAACGATTTCATGACTGAGATCGGCACCAAGAGCAATGGCGAGCTCTACGGTGGCGGCGACTACACCGGCATCTGGTGGATGTTCAACATCTGGCTGCGCCAGAACAACATCGAGGCCTTCACCGAGGACGGCAAGCTTGGCTTCACCAAGGATGACCTGAAGGAGTGGTGGAATACGACGGCAGCCCTCCGCGGTACTCCGGCCATCATTCCCGAAGAGCGTGTCACCCAGCTCGCCCCCAAGTCGCCGTTCGGCTCCAATGCAGCGGCTACCGAGTTCACCTGGGACAACTTCATGGCCGGCTACCTCGCGGACAGCGGCGCCAAGGAACTCAAGCTGGTGCCGCCGCCCTCGGACGATCCGGACAACCTCGGCCTGTTCCTTAAGCCGTCCATGCTGATGGTGGCCAGCGCCAAGACCAAGTACAAGGACGCTGCAGCCCGCTTCATCGACTTCATGGTGAATGATCCCGAGGTAGGCCAGATCTTCAAGACCTCCCGTGGTGTTCCCGCCTCCAAGACCCAGCGGGACGGTACCACGTTCGAAGGTACGGACAAGATTGTTGTCGACTACGAAAAGTCCATCGAGCAGTACCTCAAGGACGCCCCTGAGCCGCCCATCGTCGGCTTCGGCACCCTCGAGGCTTCCTTCAAGCGCGTCAGCTCGGACCTGAACTACGGCAAGCTGACCATCGACGGCGCAGCCGACGCATGGTTCAAGGAAGCCGAAGACCTCATCAAGCAGAACGCCTAA
- a CDS encoding beta-galactosidase has protein sequence MTLQKTSSPDSVWNNIEGVAYGGDYNPEQWPVSVRLEDLELMQEAGVNFLSVGIFSWALLEPAEGQYDFGWLDEVLDNLAGIGVKVALATATAAPPAWLVRRHPEILPVTADGTVLGPGSRRHYTPSSAVYRQYAKGITRVLAERYKDHPALALWHVDNELGCHVSEFYGEEDAAAFRSWLERRYGTIDALNAAWGTAFWSQNYGSFEEILPPGVAPSSLNPGQQLDFQRFNSWALMDYYRDLVSVLREVTPSVPCTTNLMASSATRSMDYFQWAKDLDVIANDHYLVAADPERHIELAFSADLTRGIAGGDPWILMEHSTSAVNWQPRNQPKMPGEMLRNSLAHVARGADAVMFFQWRQSFAGSEKFHSAMVPHGGRETRVWREVVDLGAALKRLEPVRGSRVDSRAAIVFDYEAWWASEIDSKPSIDLRYLDLLRAFHRSLYLRGVSVDLVHPSASLEGYDLVLVCTLYSVTDDAAANIAAAASTGATVLVSYFSGIADEKDHVRLGGYPGAFRELLGVWVEEFHPLLAGSQLKLSDGSVSSIWSEHVQLAGAEAVQTFTEYPLEGVPSLTRRPVGSGAAWYLATFPDRDGIEALVDRLLAESGVAPAAVADPGVEVTRRRSADGGSFLFAINHTRSDASVEAAGRDLLTGEAFAGSVAAGSVAVIAEG, from the coding sequence ATGACGTTGCAGAAAACTTCCAGCCCGGACAGCGTCTGGAACAACATCGAAGGTGTCGCCTATGGCGGGGACTACAACCCGGAGCAGTGGCCGGTCAGCGTCCGGCTGGAGGACTTGGAGCTGATGCAGGAAGCCGGCGTGAACTTCCTCAGCGTTGGGATCTTCTCCTGGGCACTGCTGGAACCGGCGGAGGGACAGTACGATTTCGGCTGGCTGGACGAAGTGCTGGACAATTTGGCCGGCATCGGCGTGAAGGTGGCCCTGGCCACCGCGACCGCGGCACCTCCGGCGTGGCTGGTACGCAGGCACCCGGAAATCCTGCCGGTCACGGCTGACGGAACCGTGCTGGGACCGGGCTCGCGGCGGCACTATACGCCGTCGTCGGCCGTGTACCGGCAGTATGCCAAGGGCATCACCCGGGTCCTGGCGGAGCGGTACAAAGACCACCCTGCGCTGGCACTGTGGCACGTGGACAACGAGCTGGGCTGCCACGTCTCCGAATTCTACGGCGAAGAGGACGCCGCCGCCTTCCGCAGCTGGCTGGAGCGGCGCTACGGCACCATCGACGCGCTCAATGCGGCGTGGGGAACTGCCTTTTGGAGCCAGAACTACGGCTCCTTCGAGGAAATCCTTCCTCCTGGAGTTGCCCCCAGCAGCCTGAACCCGGGCCAGCAGCTGGACTTCCAGCGGTTCAACTCGTGGGCCCTGATGGATTACTACCGCGACCTTGTGTCCGTGCTCCGCGAAGTGACGCCCTCAGTTCCCTGCACCACTAACCTGATGGCGTCCAGCGCCACCAGGTCCATGGACTATTTCCAGTGGGCCAAGGACCTGGACGTCATCGCGAACGACCACTACCTTGTGGCGGCCGATCCGGAGCGGCACATCGAACTCGCGTTCAGCGCGGACCTCACCCGGGGAATTGCGGGTGGCGACCCGTGGATCCTGATGGAACATTCGACGTCGGCCGTCAACTGGCAGCCGCGGAACCAGCCAAAGATGCCCGGTGAGATGCTCCGCAACTCGCTCGCGCATGTAGCGCGCGGCGCTGATGCCGTCATGTTCTTCCAGTGGCGCCAAAGCTTTGCCGGCTCCGAGAAGTTCCACTCGGCCATGGTGCCGCACGGCGGGCGCGAGACCCGGGTGTGGCGGGAGGTGGTGGACCTGGGCGCCGCGCTGAAGCGCCTCGAGCCCGTCCGGGGCTCGCGGGTGGACTCCCGGGCGGCCATCGTCTTTGACTACGAGGCCTGGTGGGCCAGCGAAATCGATTCCAAGCCCAGCATTGACCTCCGGTATCTGGACCTGCTGCGGGCCTTCCACCGTTCCCTGTACCTGCGGGGCGTTTCAGTTGACTTGGTGCACCCTTCGGCGTCGCTTGAGGGTTACGACCTGGTCCTCGTCTGCACGCTGTACTCAGTTACCGATGATGCCGCAGCCAATATTGCGGCTGCCGCTTCGACCGGCGCCACCGTACTGGTCAGCTACTTCAGCGGGATCGCGGACGAGAAGGACCATGTCCGGCTGGGCGGCTACCCGGGAGCATTCCGTGAACTGTTGGGGGTGTGGGTGGAGGAATTCCATCCCCTGCTGGCCGGCTCCCAATTGAAACTGAGCGACGGCAGCGTCTCGTCCATTTGGAGCGAGCACGTGCAGCTTGCCGGCGCGGAAGCAGTGCAGACCTTCACCGAGTACCCGCTGGAAGGCGTGCCGTCCCTGACCCGACGGCCCGTTGGCAGTGGAGCGGCGTGGTACCTCGCCACCTTCCCCGACCGCGACGGTATCGAGGCCCTGGTGGATCGGCTCCTGGCTGAATCCGGCGTTGCCCCGGCGGCCGTGGCCGACCCCGGTGTGGAGGTCACGCGGCGGCGCTCCGCCGACGGTGGCAGCTTCCTGTTCGCCATCAACCACACCCGCTCTGATGCTTCCGTTGAGGCTGCCGGGAGGGACCTGCTGACGGGTGAAGCGTTTGCCGGGAGTGTTGCGGCCGGTAGCGTGGCGGTCATTGCTGAGGGATAA
- a CDS encoding IS256 family transposase translates to MDALKASGAFDELMAQIDSGQLELDGKDGFIQQLIKASLERGLQAELSGHLGYDKGDPIGRFLPNSRNGSYAKTLGTSAGDVDLAVPRDRDGSFTPHLVPKGARRTGGLDDMIISLYAGGMTVRDIAHHLQSTLGTELSHETISKITDAVLDEVMEWQKRPLEPLYPILYLDAIVVKVRDGHQVQNRAAHIAVGVDMDGIKHVLGIWVEATEGARFWAGVCAELANRGVKDVLIVCCDGLTGFPEAVAATWPAATVQTCVVHLIRASMRFIGYQDRRKVASALRPVYTAPTAEAAQDALDAFEASDLGRKYPATVRTWRNGWEKFIPFLAFPPPVRRIIYTTNAIESLNYQLRKIIKNRGHFPNDQAAVKLLWLAICNIEDKRASDRARLEGKARGNRSKTVEKLIEGTFTQGWSEALGVLVLNYPDRLGPYLNR, encoded by the coding sequence ATGGATGCGCTGAAGGCTTCCGGCGCGTTTGATGAGCTGATGGCGCAGATCGATTCCGGCCAGCTCGAACTCGATGGCAAGGACGGTTTCATCCAGCAGCTGATCAAGGCCTCCCTGGAACGCGGATTGCAGGCCGAGCTCTCCGGGCATTTGGGCTATGACAAGGGCGATCCGATCGGCCGTTTCCTGCCCAACTCCCGGAACGGGTCGTATGCCAAGACGCTGGGGACCTCCGCCGGGGACGTGGATCTGGCCGTGCCAAGGGACCGCGACGGGTCGTTCACCCCGCATCTGGTCCCGAAAGGTGCCCGCCGCACCGGGGGCCTGGATGACATGATCATCAGCCTTTACGCCGGTGGGATGACGGTGCGGGACATTGCCCATCATCTGCAATCCACGCTGGGGACCGAGCTTTCACACGAGACGATTTCCAAGATCACCGACGCGGTCCTGGATGAGGTCATGGAATGGCAGAAACGGCCTCTGGAGCCGCTGTATCCGATCCTGTACCTGGACGCGATCGTCGTCAAAGTCCGGGACGGACACCAGGTGCAGAACCGTGCCGCGCACATCGCGGTGGGCGTGGACATGGACGGCATCAAGCACGTCCTGGGCATCTGGGTCGAAGCCACCGAGGGCGCGAGGTTCTGGGCCGGGGTCTGCGCCGAACTGGCCAACCGCGGCGTGAAGGACGTACTGATTGTCTGCTGCGACGGGCTCACCGGCTTCCCCGAGGCCGTCGCAGCGACATGGCCGGCCGCGACCGTCCAGACCTGCGTCGTGCACCTGATCCGGGCCTCGATGCGCTTCATCGGCTACCAGGACCGCAGGAAGGTCGCTTCCGCGCTGCGGCCGGTGTACACCGCCCCGACAGCCGAGGCCGCCCAGGACGCCCTGGACGCGTTCGAGGCCTCCGACCTCGGCAGGAAATACCCCGCGACGGTCCGGACCTGGCGCAACGGCTGGGAGAAATTCATCCCATTCCTGGCCTTCCCCCCACCGGTTAGGCGCATCATCTACACCACCAACGCGATCGAGTCGCTGAACTACCAGCTACGCAAGATCATCAAGAACCGCGGGCACTTTCCCAACGACCAGGCTGCCGTGAAACTCCTCTGGCTGGCCATCTGCAACATCGAAGACAAACGCGCCAGCGACCGCGCGAGACTCGAAGGCAAGGCCCGGGGAAACCGTTCCAAGACAGTCGAAAAACTTATCGAAGGAACCTTCACGCAAGGATGGAGCGAAGCCCTTGGCGTCCTCGTTCTGAACTACCCCGACAGACTCGGACCCTACCTCAACCGATAA
- a CDS encoding HNH endonuclease has translation MHAAGRRCTTGQVLRQLFTGFRHSHNDSPIIQRLQLSYTNNLTPPGRLLGLAKALVTEMPRTLAALGSGQLNEWRATLLVKETACLSADDRCAVDEEIAADTGSLAGAGTRAITAAVRAAAYRRDPHSVARRASHAVTERSVSLRPAPDTMTYLTALLPVAQGVAAHAALTRHADTLRSTGDERTRGQIMADALVGRLTGTPAGITGIEIQLVMTDRALFQGDSEPARLPGYGTVPAQWARETVLNGSTGAETGPAENARLSVWLRRLYTAPGTGELVAMDSKARIFPPGLRRFLQIRDDTCRTPYCDAPIRHHDHIIPRHNNGPTTAGNGQGLCEACNHTKENPRWYAKPLPGGRHTVVTRTPTGHTYHSTPPPLPGTALTTAPPVRAPAGLLPDGAGPPSGGREAAGHPDRRKPGVVVLGRVMPHQPCPA, from the coding sequence ATCCATGCTGCCGGCCGCCGCTGCACGACGGGCCAGGTCCTCCGCCAGCTCTTCACGGGGTTTCGTCATAGCCACAATGATTCTCCAATCATCCAGCGACTACAGCTCTCCTACACAAACAATCTGACACCCCCCGGCCGGCTCCTGGGCCTGGCCAAAGCCCTCGTCACGGAGATGCCCCGGACGCTGGCCGCCCTGGGGTCCGGGCAGCTGAACGAATGGCGGGCCACACTCCTGGTAAAGGAAACAGCCTGCCTGTCCGCGGATGACCGGTGCGCGGTGGATGAGGAGATCGCCGCCGACACCGGATCCCTGGCCGGGGCCGGGACCCGGGCCATCACCGCCGCGGTCCGGGCCGCCGCGTACCGGCGGGACCCGCACTCGGTCGCGCGGCGGGCCAGCCACGCCGTCACCGAACGCAGCGTGAGCCTGCGCCCGGCACCGGACACCATGACCTACCTGACCGCGCTGCTGCCCGTCGCCCAGGGCGTCGCCGCCCACGCCGCCCTGACCCGGCACGCCGACACGCTCCGCTCCACCGGTGATGAACGGACCAGGGGCCAGATCATGGCCGACGCCCTGGTCGGACGCCTCACCGGAACCCCGGCCGGGATCACCGGCATCGAAATCCAGCTCGTCATGACCGACCGCGCCCTCTTCCAGGGCGACAGCGAACCCGCCCGGCTCCCCGGCTACGGCACCGTCCCGGCCCAATGGGCACGGGAAACAGTTCTGAACGGGTCAACGGGCGCCGAAACCGGTCCAGCTGAAAATGCCAGGTTGTCCGTCTGGCTGCGCCGGCTCTACACCGCCCCCGGCACCGGCGAACTCGTCGCAATGGACTCAAAAGCCAGGATCTTCCCGCCCGGGCTCCGCCGGTTCCTCCAGATCCGGGACGACACCTGCCGCACCCCCTACTGCGACGCACCGATCCGGCACCACGACCACATCATCCCCCGGCACAACAACGGCCCAACCACCGCCGGCAACGGCCAAGGACTCTGCGAAGCCTGCAACCACACCAAAGAAAACCCCCGCTGGTATGCAAAGCCTCTCCCCGGCGGACGCCACACGGTCGTAACCCGCACCCCCACCGGCCACACCTACCACTCCACCCCACCCCCGCTACCCGGGACCGCGCTGACCACGGCTCCCCCGGTTCGCGCTCCGGCCGGGCTACTACCCGACGGTGCCGGCCCGCCGTCGGGAGGGCGGGAGGCTGCCGGGCACCCAGACCGAAGAAAACCAGGCGTCGTCGTACTGGGCCGCGTCATGCCGCATCAGCCCTGTCCCGCCTGA